The Labrus bergylta chromosome 14, fLabBer1.1, whole genome shotgun sequence region AAATATTGTCACTTCTGGCTCctaaaaaaacagtaacaacATTGTACAAATATGAACTGAAGGCTTAAACAATAGTCCACAAACTGCTGGGTGAGTCCACTTctatatacagtgtgtgtgtgtgtgtgtagaaatagaCTAGATACATGTGCAGAtgtcacagcaacaaaaaaataatacaaattgCTTCAGTAAGTCCAGTGGGAGGCATTGGTTTGCAGACCCTGACCCACCTCGAAGTCTGTATGATCAAAAAGGTGGAATGTATTATTACCTCAAGCAGGTGGGAAAGAGCTTGAAAACAAATCCAACCTTACTTCAGCATAGAGACAGTCGATGTAGAAAGCACACTTTTATGCATGCATGAAATAGAAGCCAATCAGAAGGGAGCTTGAGCTTGgctatcaacaaaaaaaaacacacacaaggtgcACACGCTCTACCTGTTTGACATTGTAGCCTGTCTTTGCACTTGTTTCAATAAACAGAACATTCATCTCTTTCGCTCTCTGTTCTCCCTCCTCTGTGGTTATCTGTCTGTGATGACCCACCGCACACAACATACATAACATTCACAGGGAACACGCACACATCGCCACACACATTGACAAGAAGACAAGGGAAAAAATACAGATAGTGATTATGTTGAAATGGACTAAGAAGTCGTGCcccttcctgctgctgctgctgccacgtGAGCTGGAGACCAAAAGACTTCCAGTAGACATTTGGTAATTCAATTTTCTACAGAATATTAACAAGGACTCTCATATCCAATAATATATTGAATAAATACCTATTTTAGGATGATTTAAATTAATATAGCGTACTCTTAAGGAACTTATTACTCAACTCCCCAAACCTTGCCATCTGATTTTGAGAATTCTGAGGACTTTTGGAGGTGGTGCTCATGCGGCAGCATCCTCAACAGGCTTAGAGAGCACTACTCACTCTTACCTGCTTGACGTTGTAGCCAGCTTTCGCACTAGTCTctataaacattacatttaGTTCTTTGGCTTTCCGCTCACCCTCTTCAATAGATACTTGCCTGTGGCAGATAAGGGGGTTAAGAGATGCACAGCTATACACACACTGCATAACTTCATTAAACAGGTGGATAAAGTGGATCAAACAGTAGACACTTTCAGATGAAATATTATCAAACATCACAGAAGATTTAGTTATCTTTTTAAGATTAAAACATCAATATCAATAATCAGTAGTGGGTGAATCTTGGAGAACAAGGCCTTGGtacaaaaaaagtcaataacAGCTTTGACGTCCATAAAGGGCTATGCTAACTTGCTCTGATCTCCTGATGCCTTAGGAAGGACTGAGGATCTCAGTATTGATAGGCAAGCAGCAGCAATCAATAACTTCATTAGTTTGCTCTCAAGAAAAGAGGACCACGTTACCTTTTATCTGCAAGGTCTGTCTTGTTCCCCACCAACATGataatgacatcacttcctctctctgtcctcacaTCGTCTATCCATTTTGTGGTTTGCTGGAAGGAGTTGACATCTGAAAGAGAGACAAggaaaaaacaggaagaagagcATCAGTATTCAGGAGGTGAAAATCCTCAGCTGTGAAAACAGATGGGTTTGTGACAGGAAGACAAAGAGGAAATAGAACAACATCCCACAGCTCAACCAAGTCTTAAATAGATGTTTTGAAATACTgaatttttaaagtttaaaagctATGTCGGCTTgcatcacattaaaaaaaaatgtatttctgtataatagtatattttttaattataactGTTGTAGGCATTTACACGTTCTTGACAGACCCTCATTTCTCTGATAACAACACATTACAGAGGACAAACAAAATGTAGCATTTTCGTAAGAAACATGATCGCACATGTAATCCACCtacttgtgatgtcatacactaccacagcagcagcagagtctcTTATGTAACTTGGGATGAGGCTGCGAAATCGCTCTTGCCCCGCTGTGTCCCACAACTGCAACCGAATCTGCTGGGCAGGAAGGGGCAAGGGATGggaggagaaataaaagaagagaaaaaggaaaaaaaatatacagaGGGAATGAAAattatacaagaaaaaaagaggtcaGAGATGAGGTACGCTGTGGTGACATAAAGCAAATAGAATGAAAACTCAATAAAGTCAAATggggaaaagacagagaggatagAAGACGCGGGGGCATGCAGGTAGTGAAGGACCACCAGAGAGAGCAAGCTGTCTGGGCCTGGagggggaaataaataaataatcatccTTCACTTGtcattaaccccccccccccctcctgatCAAGCAAGGTGTTCAATTTCAAAACATGAATGAAGAGAATAGAAGGAGGGgaagaaaggagaggaagaaaacttGTGTTGAGGGGAAAAACAAAGGAAGGATCATCATGGGGATACGGCATCCAGCGCACACTTGAATGGAAGTGCAACTGCTGCGTTTGTTTGTTAGAAAGAACATTACCAATTTCTTTGAGACAAAAAAACTATTCTATTCAATTATATCAACAATTAATATCAGTGTAGTTtgataaacagaaaaatataaagctGAGACCGAAtacacagaagaaaacattccaatcttgacaaaaatgaacatttagGGTCTGATTGACCAATAGCAGCGAATAAAAATACTTACAGTTCTGTCTTCAAGGTACATGGTTTTCGACAGGAAATCGATTCCAATTGTGGCCTGAAATGGGTtacaacaacttaaaaaacGTATTTGTCTTTAGTTTAACCCATTAATGTTTAGTTTTAGAAGGATATGAATATTATGATTGTAGTGGTTGGAGGCGTTTGTTTTACCTGGTAAGTGTTGTCGAAGCTGTCATACATGAACCTGGTGATCAGGGATGTCTTTCCCACTGAAAGAAAATAGAGACACCATTAACCACTGTTAGTGCAATGATCACCACTTAATTTGCTCTCCTCCATAAAGACCAAACTGATACCAATTCTATTTGTAACTGTTCTATATCCTTATTGAATCATTTTGAAAACAACTTggggaaaaaatgccaaaaaaacaattaagaaaatactaaaggaTTTCTCAGAGGCCACTGTGACAACTTCAGGTAAAACATTCATCTGCTCAACAAACCAAACAACCTAAGATATTCATTATGTAAGTATGTAACACACaatcatttcagtttaaaatgtataaaatcataaacaaaaccaaaatTAAAACAGCCTTATTTTTGTAACGTTCTACAAAATGGACAGAGTATCTCTTCCTTCCTATATGAAGGCCCATTTAAAAAGTAAGTATCTTACAAGGTCTTGTATGGGCTGGCCTCCTGCTTAACATCACTGACTATTTGAAGTGTTAACCAACAGCATATAAAGGGTGACTGCAACTTCTATAtaaaaacttgaaaatacaaagcAGCATGTGTAAGAGCAAACATCAAAGCCATGTGCAGTCAATGAGCAAcagattctttttttacattaaagggTGTGGTGTGCTATCCTTTAAGTATTCAAGGAGAAGTTGAGGAATGCAGAGATTCAAGAATGGTAGGGAACCAGGTTCCCCATTTATTTCCCTTCTCAAACTATTTGCCTTGAGGTGTCCAGTCCTGTTCTGACCAGCAGTGACAATCTTTGATGCTCATTGTCGATGctaaaaaacaagacattgtCATCCACTACTCCCTTCCACAACCACTTTGTtgttataaagaaaaaagaaagaagactcTTTCAATGTTGACAATGTttactaatttaaaaaaacacttttaaatcaTCACTACGCAGAGTCACTGGTATGGTGTCCTTAGGCATTTAGACAGTGTTCTCCTGCATTGGACAGTTTTACTGAGCATCAAGTAACGACGACAGGACTACAGACAACTCTGCTGTTATCAGTTTTACATGGGGCACCTGCTGACCACaggaaaacacaacttttttttccttccttgaTTAAAGATGGGAGTCACATTGAAGTGCACAATACCTGTAAAAACAGTTACAGGTATCAAGAATGCATTTTGGGGAATGTGGAGCATAGTCCTCCACATTCTTTGAACAAGTATAGAGGAGCCTTCAGCAACTGGAAAAATGCATTTGAAAGGAACATTTGGGCATTgcgaggcccagcgtctctctcagatttgcaattttgcagtaattttcTTGTTCATTTCAGgtcacagactcttgcactttctgcttatttgcacttctattgagatgccaaacctcatttcgttactctatacttgtatatgtgtaatgacaataaagttgaatctcatctcatttaGAATATAAAAATAGGAATAGTATAAATATGAATATTCCAAATTCAGAATACACTTAGTGCTGCTTtgtcgtaaaaaaaaacacgtttgtCAAGTAGTAAGGATGTATACTTTATAACTTTCCCTTGTCGTATTACTCTTCCAGTACAAGTACACGGTTTGCCTGGAAAGGGGGAACATGAGTAGTGGGAGTGTAGGCTTGCTGCTGAACATATCACCTCTTCTCAGAACACGCAGGGTGCAACAAGTGATCTGATTGTGAAATCACTGCAACATTAATGTGGACTCTGAcggatgatgacatcatcaaagacAACTCATCACCTGAGGTCAACTTAAGCCTGTTACTGTATCCTCTACTGAGAAAGTAGTACTGAAATCTAAAACTACTCGAGTGTAACAACTTTAAAGTGAAAACACTGTTTTAATCACTCTGTCACATAGTGAAGTTTAATTGACACTTCTAACTTTCTGCTCTTGCCTAATAACATATCGGTTACCTAACAAGCTAGGAAGTACATTTGCACCTGAACAAGATCAGATTGAACATGAGGAAAAGGTCGTACATCATTTCCATGAAGCCTACGTGGACTCACAGTTAGAAACAAATGACTGAGTCGCGATTCCTTCTGCCAAGTTTTAACGCTGCTAATGCTAACTAGCCCCTTAACGCAATCAACCACACAAAACCAATAAACTGAAGGATAACAACTCCAACAAAGACACCTTTCAGAAACGTTTAAGGTTGGATAGACTCACCACTCTGTTCCCCGAGAAAGACCAATTTAAATTTTCTTAAGGGGTTTCCGAAGTCTCCGGCCGCAGACATGTCTGTGAGAAGCTCTGACGTTTCTGTGAGGGAGCTCCCGAGCTAATGCTAACTACTTAATGCTAACCTGCTGTTGTACGATATGGGTGGTacgggagggtggggggggtcgTTTTACCGGCTTGCCAACCCTTTACACGGGTCGCCTTTGGAGGTTACGTACCCTATAAAGACCCCTTTACGCCTTTAAGACACTTTTGACAACTCTCTAACTACAGCAGCCAAGTTAACATCGCTGTCAGTTGTCTAACATGTCTAGACCAGCTAGCCACCCTGGactactcttcttcttcttcttcttcttcttcttcttcttcttctacttcacTCTGTTGGTTACCTCGCACATTCTGCCGACCTGCCCCCTACTGGTGAAGAAAACCCACAACGAGAGACTGTGTATCTATATGACAGACACATTACTGTAGAACATAACAACAATATGCACACGTTTAATAATATATCCTGTTAATTTAATCGGTTAAAGTGACTAAAATCCAAGCCTTTACAGCCCAAACAACCTCCAGTGATTGAAGCATGTACGGCCACAAGAGGGCGTACTTACACCAGCATATCTCACGCATAATAACCCTTTGTGAGAATCCATTGACTTTGATAATCTCTTTCATTAGCAGTCCAGAGGGGCATGAATGAGCTGTACACTGTTATTGAAGTGACATTCAAAAAAACGTGTAAGTTTCAGATTGTTCATTGAGCAGTGAACATGATAAAAAGATACGGGCCTGACCCGAGAACAGAATTACAATTATAGTTATGGATAGCTTTAAGTAGGATCTGTGATTGCCTAGTTGAAGTCTAACTTCCTAGGTTTATTAATTAGACACTTCATGTTGGATTGATTTCAGAAATAACTGTGtagcttttatttgatttcttttgacccAACAGCTCAGCCGCGACGCTTAAGGCTGAACTTCTGTGGAAACATATATCCTACGGTGAATTTATTCATTTGCAACTGCctgatacacacaaaaaaagttaaattaggCCTACCAGAGTTCACAAGTGAAATGCTTTATTTAAAATTGAAAATTAATTAAGAGATTCAATTTATTCGAGTTCAGCTTTACAAGGTCTAAGAAAAAGCCGTTCATGTTAaaaattttaaacaaaatatttttcattgacACGATTCATAATCTAAAGATTGTCATGTTGTGGTGAAAATAACACATTAACGGGTAGCACACATTGTAAATCTATTCTATCACACattaaaagtaaaattaaaaatcaaataataataatcacattTGTTACAAGAAAGAGATGATCCAAtattatgtattttaaagatttaaacataAGGGATATTGCTGAGGTACTAAGTAATTATGAGTCTGCTCTTATTTGAATACTACATCATGATTCATCATTATTATAATCAAGTTTATGAATTATCACCACTAATTGAAATATTACCAAGTGCCCTTGTTGTGAGGATAATTCTTCTCTCACATAACTCTCATAAACATTACATGGGTTTAAATATTGATTACCCCTGCAAGAAGTGTGCAGTTCATACAGGGACATTTAAAGGGTATTCTTTAAGGGCATCTTTATGAGATTACACATTAATGAAACTTATAAActgaaatatgaataaaataagtgACACTTTGCAGTTCTTTCAAAAATATgcattgaaaaagaaatacacCTTTTTGCCTTTTCATGAAATGGCTCCCTAACTATTGTGCTAATAGAATTGCGTCTGTGTAACCGTAGATGCAAACTTGTATGACTATGTATGAgcacagtatgtgtgtttgtgcgtgctTGAACTGGCTGTTCTAGGTCACTGGAGACACACCTGCGTCTCTCCTCACTCATGTGCCATCCAGCTTGGAACTCTCTTTTCAGAGCATCGACTGGCTGATGCCAGCGCTTCAGCAGCTCTGCTTACGTCCTCGCCAAACTACAGCCGTCACACTTCCCCTGCCCTACTCCTCCTTCCCCTGCTCTCCTGAACAGCACTCCTGTACACCTACACCATATGTCCTTGGAAAGGGAAAGACCCCAATTCCCCCCGCTGAAGATGCTGAACCATCAAAATCCTTTTTCGCTCTGTCTCCCCCACTCAGCCTCattttcactcacacacatgcagaggggtttttgcatgtgtgcattCATGTACACGCATAGATCAATGTGCTGTAGGTAATACACTGTAGAGGTAGTTGTGTAAGTGGCTGTGATTGTGAATTTGGTCACCTCCctgtatttgttttcatgattaTAAAAGATGTTCCAGTGGTATCCAGTTCTTCCAAAGCGGCCCAAAGGCATGCACCTCTTTCTGAAACAAAAAGCTGTCAACTAGGAAAGATcgtcaaacaaaatcaaagaagCAGAACTAAAACAATTGAACTTGTCACCTCAAGCCATGCCTTCACTCTAGTGAACTGGTCTCATATCATCATTTAATTCAGATGAATTTGACTCAGTCTTCAAATAGGAAAACATTGTTGTGAC contains the following coding sequences:
- the rab6a gene encoding ras-related protein Rab-6A isoform X1, whose translation is MSAAGDFGNPLRKFKLVFLGEQSVGKTSLITRFMYDSFDNTYQATIGIDFLSKTMYLEDRTQIRLQLWDTAGQERFRSLIPSYIRDSAAAVVVYDITNVNSFQQTTKWIDDVRTERGSDVIIMLVGNKTDLADKRQITTEEGEQRAKEMNVLFIETSAKTGYNVKQLFRRVAAALPGMDTSQDKSREDMIDIQIEKLPELPVSEGGCSC
- the rab6a gene encoding ras-related protein Rab-6A isoform X4 — its product is MSAAGDFGNPLRKFKLVFLGEQSVGKTSLITRFMYDSFDNTYQATIGIDFLSKTMYLEDRTIRLQLWDTAGQERFRSLIPSYIRDSAAAVVVYDITNVNSFQQTTKWIDDVRTERGSDVIIMLVGNKTDLADKRQVSIEEGERKAKELNVMFIETSAKAGYNVKQLFRRVAAALPGMDTSQDKSREDMIDIQIEKLPELPVSEGGCSC
- the rab6a gene encoding ras-related protein Rab-6A isoform X2, with protein sequence MSAAGDFGNPLRKFKLVFLGEQSVGKTSLITRFMYDSFDNTYQATIGIDFLSKTMYLEDRTQIRLQLWDTAGQERFRSLIPSYIRDSAAAVVVYDITNVNSFQQTTKWIDDVRTERGSDVIIMLVGNKTDLADKRQVSIEEGERKAKELNVMFIETSAKAGYNVKQLFRRVAAALPGMDTSQDKSREDMIDIQIEKLPELPVSEGGCSC
- the rab6a gene encoding ras-related protein Rab-6A isoform X3 yields the protein MSAAGDFGNPLRKFKLVFLGEQSVGKTSLITRFMYDSFDNTYQATIGIDFLSKTMYLEDRTIRLQLWDTAGQERFRSLIPSYIRDSAAAVVVYDITNVNSFQQTTKWIDDVRTERGSDVIIMLVGNKTDLADKRQITTEEGEQRAKEMNVLFIETSAKTGYNVKQLFRRVAAALPGMDTSQDKSREDMIDIQIEKLPELPVSEGGCSC